From the genome of Fundidesulfovibrio terrae:
ACCCACGTGCTGGTGCACGACGCGGCGCGCTGCTTCGTGACCCCCGAGGTGATCGTGCGCGTGGTCGAGGCGCTTCGAGGCGGGGCCCGGGCCGTGATACCGGCCGTGCCGGTCAAGGACACCATCAAGGAGGTCCGGGACGGAGTCGTGGCCGCGACGCCGGACCGCAGCCGCCTCATGGCCGTGCAGACCCCCCAGGGCGTATCCCTGGACGTGCTGCGCCGTGGCTTCGAGGCGGCCCGGGCGAACGGCCTCACCGTGACTGACGACGCCGGGCTGGCCGAAGCCCTGGGGCTTCCCGTCCATGTCGTCGAAGGTTCGGAGGATAACGTGAAGATCACCACCCCGGAGGACCTGCGCCTGCTCGACGGACAGGCTCCCCTGGTCGCCATCCCGCGCGTGGGCTTCGGCTACGACGTGCACCGCTACGCCGCCGCCGACACCCCGGACGACGCGCCCACGCGCCCCATGGTGCTCGGCTGCGCGCCCATCCCGGGCGCACCCCGGGTCATCGCCCATTCCGACGGGGACGTGCTCCTGCACGCCCTGGCCGACGCCCTGCTCGGCTGTCTCTGCCAGGGCGACATCGGCCAGCACTTCCCCGACACCGACGCCAAATATTCCGGAGTGGCCAGCTCCATCCTGGTGAGCGAGGTGCTGGCCGGGTTTGCTCCGGCAGGGCTCACCCTGACCCATGTGGACTTGACCGTAGTGGCCCAGGTCCCCAAGGTCGGCCCCCACCGCGAACACATCCGCCGCAACGTGGCCGGGCTTTTGGGCCTGCCCCTGGAGCGGGTCAACGTGAAGGCCACCACCGAGGAAAAGCTCGGCTTCACCGGCGAGAAGCTGGGCATCAAGGCCTACGCCACGGCCACCGCAGTCGGGTTCGAGTCTCCTTGACTTTTGCCCTCCGCTCTGCAACGGGATTTGCCCTCGACATGACTTCCCCAAGGTGAATTCAAGGACCAGCCATGCAGCTCTTCAATACACTTTCGCGCTCCAAGGAAACCTTCACCCCTCTGACCGAAGGACGGGTGAACATGTACGTCTGCGGCATCACCGCCTACGACTACTGCCACATCGGCCACGCCCGCTCGGCGGTGGTCTTCGACGTGATGGTGCGCTACCTGCGCTCCAAGGGGCTCGAGGTCCGCTTCGCCCGCAACTTCACCGACGTGGACGACAAGATCATCAAGCGCGCCAATGAAGAGAACTCCACCTCCGAGGCAGTGTCCGAGAAATACATCGCCGCCTTCTACGAGGACATGGACCGCCTGAACATCCTGCGCGCCGACCTGGAGCCCAAGGCCACCCAGTACATCGGAGAGATGATCACGCTCGCCAAGCACCTCATCGATACCGGCCACGCCTACGCCACGCCGTCGGGCGACGTGTACTTCCGGGTGCGGTCATTCGCCCCCTACGGCAAGCTCTCCGGGCGCAACCTGGAGGAGCTCCAGGCGGGCGCGCGTGTGGCTCCCGGCGAGGAGAAGGAAGATCCCCTGGACTTCGCCCTGTGGAAGGGCGCCAAACCCGGCGAGCCCACCTGGGACAGCCCCTGGGGGCCCGGCCGCCCCGGCTGGCACCTGGAATGCTCGGCAATGAGCGAAGACCTCCTGGGCCTGCCCCTGGACATCCACGGCGGCGGACAGGATCTGGTTTTCCCCCACCACGAGAACGAGATCGCCCAGACCGAGGCCGCCTCGGGCAAGGAGTTCTCGCGCTTCTGGGTGCACAACGGCTTCGTGCAGATCAACTCCGAGAAGATGTCCAAGTCGCTGGGGAACTTCGTCACCATCCGCGACATCTTCGGCTATTGCCTGCCCGAGGTGCTGCGCTATTTCCTGATCACCTCCCACTACCGCTCCCCCCTGGACTACTCCACCGAGGCACTGGACGAGGCCGAGAAGGGCATCCGGCGGGTCTACGCCGCCCTGGCCCAGACGGAGGATGTGCTGGCCGGGACCAAGTGGTCCCCCGCCGCTGCCCCCAAGGAACTAACCGGCGAGCTGACCGATCTGGAAAGCGGGTTCTTCCAGGCCATGGAAGACGACCTGAACACTGCCGCCGCCCTGGGGCATCTCTTCGGCATGGTGCGTTTGGCCGGACGGGTGATGGAGGACAAGGGGCTGCGCAAGAGCATCGGCGGCAAGGAGATCCTGGAGCGCATCCAGGCAAATTTCGCGGAATACGCCTCCATCCTGGGCGTGTTCGACACGGCCCCCGCCGAATTCCTGACGACGCTGCGCGACAAGAAGGCCGCCCGCAAGGGCATCGACGCATCCAAGGTGGAGGGGCTGCTCGTCGCCCGCCAGGAAGCCCGCAAGAACAAGGATTTCGCCGAGTCCGACCGCATCCGCGACGAACTGGCCTCCATGGGCGTGGAGGTGAAGGACACCCCGGCCGGGGCGGTGTGGGACGTGGCCTAGACAGGCCGCCCGCTTCGAAGAATCAAGCATCCCGCCGCGGTCCGCGGCGGGATGCTTTTTTATTATCCCGCCCCGAAGAGCGCCCGCTGAAAATCTTTGAGCGTAGCGGTGCCTTTGCCCTCAACGGGCGGGTGGAAGATGGGCTTGTAGCCGAGCCTCTTGGCCTGCTTGAGCCGGGCGTCGTGGCCCGACACCGGGCGGATGCGCCCGCTTAGGTCAACCTCTCCCCAGAACACCGAACGCGGCGGCAGGGGCCGGTCGTAGTAGGACGACAGAACCGCCGCAACAAGTCCCAGATCCAGTCCAGGATCGGTGAGCTTCAGTCCCCCGCCGGTCTTGGCGTAGATGTCGGACTGGCCCATCTGCACCCCCAGGCGTTTTTCCAACACCGCCAGCAGCAGGTTCAGCCGGTTGAGGTCAAGCCCCAGGGCCGTGCGCCTGGGCATGGCCAGGTACGACTTGCTCACCAGCGACTGCACCTCCACCGCGAAGGGCCGCTTGCCCTCCAGAGCCAGCACCACGGCCGAGCCGCTGGCCGTCTCGTCTCGCTCTCCCAGGAAATACGTGGACGGATCGGGCACGGGCGCCAAGCCGTCGCCCAGCATCTCCAGCACCATGAGTTCGTCCGTCGGGCCGAAGCGGTTCTTGAACACCCGCAGGATGCGGTAGAAGTGCTGCCGGTCTCCCTCAAGATAGAGCACGGTGTCCACCATGTGCTCCAGGATTTTGGGTCCGGCGATGAGGCCTTCCTTGGTGACGTGGCCCACCAGAATGAGCGTGGAGGAGCTCTTCTTCACGGCCTCCACAAGCTCCGCGGCCACGGCGCGCACCTGGGCAGGGCTGCCGGGCACGCCGTCGGCCAGCGACGAGGCCATGGTTTGCACGGAATCGACCACCACCACGGCGGGAGCGTCGCGCCGTCCCAGGATGTCCACGGCTTCGGCGGCGCTGGTGGTGCTGGAGGCCAGCAGGGCATCATGGGCAAGGCCCAGCCTGCGGGCGCGCGTGGCCAGCTGTCCCAGGGATTCCTCGCCCGAGACGTAGACGGCGGTGCGCCCCGTGGCGGCCACCTGCCCGGCCAGCTGCAATAAAAGAGTGGATTTACCGATGCCCGGTTCTCCGCCCAGCAGGATGGCGGCCCCCGGCTGGAGCCCCTGGCCCAGGACCCGGTCCAGCTCGGGCAGGCCGCTGGGCGCGGCGGGCGCATGTTCCTGGCTGAAACCGGCCAGGGGGACGGGACCGGACGAAGGGCCCAAGGGGGCGCCCGGGCGGAGCTGCTGTTTTGGGGCGGCCTGTTCGGCCAGGGTGTTCCACGCGCCGCAGGACTCGCACTGCCCGCGCCAGCGCGGGCTCACGCCGCCGCACGCCGTGCAGGCGTAGATGAGTCGCGCCTTGGCCACGGGCTACTTCTTCTGGGCTGGCGCTTCGGGGGCTACTTCGAAGTAATCCTTCAGCTTGAGGGAGAAATTGCGCACGGTATCCGGAATGTCCACGAAGGCCACCATGAAGGGCACTTCGTCCCCCGGCTTGACCTGGCTGTTGTTCAGGAGAATCTCCTGGCGCGAATTGAGGCGGCTTTCCAGGTCTTCCTTGCTGAGCGTCTTGAGCTCAAAGTTGGAAGCCTTGGGTCCGGCGGTGATGACCTTGGAAACCACGGGAGCTTCCTTGGCGTCCAGCAGCGTGGCCTCGATGGAGATCTGGCCGAGAACCACGGGGGAGCGGTTCACGAGCTTGCCCTCGATCACGAACAGCTTGCCGACCTTGTCGTTTTCCACGAAATAGTTGGTGTAGGATTCGAAAGGCAGTTGGGCGGAATAATCCGTGGCAGGGGCGGGAGGCGTCGGAGCGTTCTCCATGGCCGAGGTGGCCGGCTTCTTTGCGAAAGGCCACAGCTCGAAGAAATAGGCGGCGGTGCCCCCTATTCCGAGCAGTATCACTAGGCCAAGGACCGCGCCCAGAATCATGGTCTTGTGGGAACGGCCGGCTTTGGGCTGCTCCGGCTGGCCGAAGTCGATGGAGGTGAACTCGCTTACGGAAACGGCGCCATGATCGAAAGGATCTTTCTTGCGTTCGCTCTCCAAATGTCCGGCGAAATCGCCGGGGGCCTGTTCCTCATCCCCTTCCACGGGCCACGCGGGGGCGGCCCCGGTGTCGCCGAAACCGGGAAAGTCCTCGGATTCCGGAGCGTCCACATGGAAGACGTGCTTGCACAGGCTGCAACGAACGGTAGCCCCTTCGGGACCGATCTTGTCGTCGGGAAGATTGTATTTGGTCTGGCAACTGGGGCATTCGACTTTCATGGCGTCAATGACCTTCCTGTTGGCTCAGTTCGTAGACTCCGGGCAGACAGCGATAATCCTCTGCAAAGTCCAGGCCGTACCCTACCAGGAATCCCTTTGCCAGTCTGAATCCATGAAAGTCAACTGTTACCTCGGCAGTGCGCCGTTCGGCCTTGTCGATGAGCGCGCACAACTTCACCGATGCGGCCCCGCGCACCTTCAGGAGCTTGAGCAGCATGGCCATGGAATTGCCGGTGTCCACGATGTCCTCTACCACCAGGACGTGCTTTCCCTGGCAGGAGGTTTCGAGGTCCTGCAGGAAATGCAGGTCTCCGGGGCGGTCGGAAGCCCCGTAGCTGGAGAGGCGCACGAAATCCACGTGGGCGGGCACAGTGATATGGCGCACGACGTCCGCCAGGAACATGAACGCGCCCTTGAGCACGCCCACCACCAGCAGATCCTTTCCTTCGTATTCGCGGGAAATGGCGGCCCCTATCTCGGCCACCTTTTCGGCAATGCATTCCTTGGTGATGACGGGTAAAAGCTTGCCGGGCACGCTACATCTCCATGACCATGGCTATTTCGTCGCATTCGGGGAACTTGGGACAGTGGATGCAGTCCGCCCAGACCTTCTGGGGAAGCTTTTCCTTGGTGACTTCCTCGAAGCCCATCTTGGCGAAGAAATCGCGCTGGTAGGTCAGGGTGAACACCTTGTAGACCCCCAGGGTCACGGCCTCGGAGAGGCACGCCTCCACCAGCTTGCGGCCCCAGCCCTGCTTCTGCAGGTCCGGGTGCACCACAAGCGACCGGATCTCGGCCAGCTGGTCCCAGCAGATGGACAGGGCGCAGCACCCCTTGATGGTCTTGTTGTCGTCGGAGGACAGCACGTAGAAGTCGCGCAGGTGCGAATAGAGCTGGTTGAAGGACCTGGGCAGCAGCAGCTCGCCCTTGGCGCACTCCATGAGCAGCATGTGGATGGTCTTTACATCCTCGATGCGGGCCTTGCGCAGGAAGAAGCCGGACATTCCCTAGGCCCCCAGAAGCTTATGAATGAGTTTTTCCAGGTCGGGACCGGGCATGTAGCCCTCCTGGGAGTGCACCATCTCACCCTTGGGCGAATAGACCACCGTGCGGGGGATGGCCCGGATGGAGAACGCCTGGGACACGTCGGCCTTGGCCAGGTAAACGGGATAGTTGAAACCGGCCTTGGCCGCGTACATGGCGAACATGGACGGATCCTGGTCCACGCTCACGCCGATGACGAGGAGCTTGTCCTCGGGGATGCGCTTGCGCAGGTCGATGATCTCGGGGATCTCCTGGCGGCAGGGGCCGCACCAGGAGGCCCAGAAGTTGATCACCACCACCTTGCCGCGAGCCTGGCTCACGGTCTTGATGATGTCCTGGCTGGAAGCCGCGGGCTCGCCCTTGGCCTGGGCCAGGACGGCGGTGGCGGCGAGGCCGGTCAGGACCAGGGCCAGAAGTATCGTACGGAGAATATTCATGCGTCGGAACACCTTCATGATTGTGGACGCCTCTATTCGAGGGCGTCCCTTCGGTCTATAGCGCGTGAACGCCTACGCGTCCACGAACCTTTTGGCCAGGCGCACGGCTTCCACCGCGTCGGCGGCGTGTCCGTCGGCTCCGATGGCCCTGGCGAAGGAATCCGACACCACGGCCCCTCCCACCATGACCTTCTGGTCCATGCCCCGGCTGCGCAGGAGTTTCACCGTGTCCTCCATGCGCACCATGGTGGTGGTCATGAGCGCGGACAGGCCGATGACCTTGGCTCCCGACTCGGCGGCCGCGTCCACGATACGCTCGGCGGACACGTCCTTGCCCAAGTCGATCACCTCAAACCCATGGTTGCGCAGCATGAGCCCGACGATGTTCTTGCCGATGTCGTGGATGTCGCCCTCCACCGTGGCCAGCACGATGCCCGGGCGCTTTCCGCCATCGGCGGCGGCTTCGAGAAGCGGGGTCAGGCGCTCGTACCCGGCCTGCATGGCCTCGGCCGAGAGCAGGAGCTGCGGCAGGAAGTATTCCTTGCGCTCGTAGAGCACGCCCACGTCCATGATGCCCGGGATCAGCTCGCCGCTCAGGATGTCCTGGGGGGCCTTGCCGGCGGTCAGGGCGTCCTCCACCATGGAGAGCACGGCCTCCTTGCGTCCGGCCACCACGGCCTCGCGCAGGGTGCCCACGGCCTTGGCCTGGACTTGGCGCACGGGGGCTCCCGCGCCGCCGCCGTATTTCCAGTCCGCGCAGTTCTCGATGAATCGTGCGGCCTGGGGATCGCGGGCGAGCATGACCTCGGAGGCCAGTCCCACCTCGCGCGGCAGGGGCGTGGACGGGTTGGAGATGTGCGCGGCCATGCCCGCGCCCAGGCACATGGCCATGAACGTGGCGTTAAGGAGCTCGCGCGCGGGCAGCCCGAAGGAGATGTTGGAGAGCCCGAGCGTGGTGGGCAGGCCCCACACCGCGGCGCAGTGGCGGATGGTCTCCAGGCAGTGCTTGGCGGCCTCGGGCTTGGAGGACACGGTCAGCGCCAGGGCGTCCACCAGGATCAGGCGTTTGGGGATGCCCAGGGCCTCGGCCTGGATAAGCAGGGCCTCGATGGCCGCGATGCGCTCGGCCGCCGTGACGGGAAGCTTCTTCCCAGCCAGGGGCAGCAGGATGAAAGGCGCGCCGTGCAGCTTGCACAGGGGGCCGAGCTGGTCCATGCGGCCGGGCTCGCCGCTGATGGAGTTCACCAGGGCCGATCCGGGCACGGCCCACAGGGCCTCCTCGATGGCCTCGGGCTTGGTGGAATCCAGGCACAGGGGGGACAGGAACCGGGCGGTGAGCTGCTTGACCAGGGCGGGAAGCAGCGTCTCCTCCTGCACCATGGGAGCGCCCACGTTGACGTCGAGCACGCGCGCCCCGGCCTGGATCTGCTCCTCGGCCAGGCGCAGGGCCTCGGTGAACTGCCCGGCCTGGAGCTCCTCGGTGAGCACCTTCTTGCCGGTGGGGTTGATGCGCTCGCCGATGCACACCGCGGGAAGCCCCACGCCGATGCAGACCGACTTGGAGCGCGAAGTGAGCACCAGGGGGCGTCCCTGGGACGGTTCGGGCCTTACCCAGGCGCGCCCGGCGGCCTGCTTGGCCAGGGCCTCGATGTGGGCCGGGGTGGTGCCGCAGCAGCCCGAGACGCACTTGGCGCCCATGTCCAGGAAGGCGGCCATGCGATCGCCGAATTCGGCGGGGCCCATGGGGTAGACGGTAACGCCGTTCTCCAGACGGGGCAGCCCGGCGTTGGGCTTGATGAAGAAGGGGACGTCGATGCGGGGCAAAAAGCCCTTGGCCACGTCCAGCATCTGCTCGGGTCCGAGGCCGCAATTGATGCCCAGAAGCTCCACGCCCAGGTTCTGCATGGTGTCGGCGAAGGTGGCCGAGGGCGTGCCGGTGAGCGATCCGCCCGGCTCGAAGGTCATGAGAACGGCCACGGGCAGGTCGCAGACCCGGCGGGCGGCCAGGACCACGGCCTTGGCCTCGGCCAGGTCGAAATGGGTCTCTGCGATGATGAGGTCGGCGCCGCCTTCCACCAATCCTTCGATCTGCAGGGCGAAGGCGTCCACCAGCTCGCGCATGGTGAGCGTGCCCAGGGGCTCCACGAAATGACCGGTGGGGCCGACGCTGCCCGCCACGAAGGCGCCTTCGCCGGCGGCCTGGCGGGCGGT
Proteins encoded in this window:
- the ispD gene encoding 2-C-methyl-D-erythritol 4-phosphate cytidylyltransferase; translation: MIAWTILLAAGSGSRMKAAGLSTKKQFMDAGGEPVFWKSAKAFSRVAGLSGMVFALPPDEKESMEAVVAELDAKSPLGLEWACVAGGERRQDSLENALAALPRDCTHVLVHDAARCFVTPEVIVRVVEALRGGARAVIPAVPVKDTIKEVRDGVVAATPDRSRLMAVQTPQGVSLDVLRRGFEAARANGLTVTDDAGLAEALGLPVHVVEGSEDNVKITTPEDLRLLDGQAPLVAIPRVGFGYDVHRYAAADTPDDAPTRPMVLGCAPIPGAPRVIAHSDGDVLLHALADALLGCLCQGDIGQHFPDTDAKYSGVASSILVSEVLAGFAPAGLTLTHVDLTVVAQVPKVGPHREHIRRNVAGLLGLPLERVNVKATTEEKLGFTGEKLGIKAYATATAVGFESP
- the cysS gene encoding cysteine--tRNA ligase produces the protein MQLFNTLSRSKETFTPLTEGRVNMYVCGITAYDYCHIGHARSAVVFDVMVRYLRSKGLEVRFARNFTDVDDKIIKRANEENSTSEAVSEKYIAAFYEDMDRLNILRADLEPKATQYIGEMITLAKHLIDTGHAYATPSGDVYFRVRSFAPYGKLSGRNLEELQAGARVAPGEEKEDPLDFALWKGAKPGEPTWDSPWGPGRPGWHLECSAMSEDLLGLPLDIHGGGQDLVFPHHENEIAQTEAASGKEFSRFWVHNGFVQINSEKMSKSLGNFVTIRDIFGYCLPEVLRYFLITSHYRSPLDYSTEALDEAEKGIRRVYAALAQTEDVLAGTKWSPAAAPKELTGELTDLESGFFQAMEDDLNTAAALGHLFGMVRLAGRVMEDKGLRKSIGGKEILERIQANFAEYASILGVFDTAPAEFLTTLRDKKAARKGIDASKVEGLLVARQEARKNKDFAESDRIRDELASMGVEVKDTPAGAVWDVA
- the radA gene encoding DNA repair protein RadA, with amino-acid sequence MAKARLIYACTACGGVSPRWRGQCESCGAWNTLAEQAAPKQQLRPGAPLGPSSGPVPLAGFSQEHAPAAPSGLPELDRVLGQGLQPGAAILLGGEPGIGKSTLLLQLAGQVAATGRTAVYVSGEESLGQLATRARRLGLAHDALLASSTTSAAEAVDILGRRDAPAVVVVDSVQTMASSLADGVPGSPAQVRAVAAELVEAVKKSSSTLILVGHVTKEGLIAGPKILEHMVDTVLYLEGDRQHFYRILRVFKNRFGPTDELMVLEMLGDGLAPVPDPSTYFLGERDETASGSAVVLALEGKRPFAVEVQSLVSKSYLAMPRRTALGLDLNRLNLLLAVLEKRLGVQMGQSDIYAKTGGGLKLTDPGLDLGLVAAVLSSYYDRPLPPRSVFWGEVDLSGRIRPVSGHDARLKQAKRLGYKPIFHPPVEGKGTATLKDFQRALFGAG
- a CDS encoding DUF3426 domain-containing protein — encoded protein: MKVECPSCQTKYNLPDDKIGPEGATVRCSLCKHVFHVDAPESEDFPGFGDTGAAPAWPVEGDEEQAPGDFAGHLESERKKDPFDHGAVSVSEFTSIDFGQPEQPKAGRSHKTMILGAVLGLVILLGIGGTAAYFFELWPFAKKPATSAMENAPTPPAPATDYSAQLPFESYTNYFVENDKVGKLFVIEGKLVNRSPVVLGQISIEATLLDAKEAPVVSKVITAGPKASNFELKTLSKEDLESRLNSRQEILLNNSQVKPGDEVPFMVAFVDIPDTVRNFSLKLKDYFEVAPEAPAQKK
- the hpt gene encoding hypoxanthine phosphoribosyltransferase → MPGKLLPVITKECIAEKVAEIGAAISREYEGKDLLVVGVLKGAFMFLADVVRHITVPAHVDFVRLSSYGASDRPGDLHFLQDLETSCQGKHVLVVEDIVDTGNSMAMLLKLLKVRGAASVKLCALIDKAERRTAEVTVDFHGFRLAKGFLVGYGLDFAEDYRCLPGVYELSQQEGH
- a CDS encoding N-acetyltransferase, yielding MSGFFLRKARIEDVKTIHMLLMECAKGELLLPRSFNQLYSHLRDFYVLSSDDNKTIKGCCALSICWDQLAEIRSLVVHPDLQKQGWGRKLVEACLSEAVTLGVYKVFTLTYQRDFFAKMGFEEVTKEKLPQKVWADCIHCPKFPECDEIAMVMEM
- a CDS encoding TlpA family protein disulfide reductase; this translates as MNILRTILLALVLTGLAATAVLAQAKGEPAASSQDIIKTVSQARGKVVVINFWASWCGPCRQEIPEIIDLRKRIPEDKLLVIGVSVDQDPSMFAMYAAKAGFNYPVYLAKADVSQAFSIRAIPRTVVYSPKGEMVHSQEGYMPGPDLEKLIHKLLGA
- a CDS encoding homocysteine S-methyltransferase family protein; the protein is MPDFRKALADDSIIVFDGAMGTLLQARGLPPGASPELWGLEHADVVRSVHEDYLRVGARVVTTNTFGGTRFKLPAGTDIRALNAGLARTARQAAGEGAFVAGSVGPTGHFVEPLGTLTMRELVDAFALQIEGLVEGGADLIIAETHFDLAEAKAVVLAARRVCDLPVAVLMTFEPGGSLTGTPSATFADTMQNLGVELLGINCGLGPEQMLDVAKGFLPRIDVPFFIKPNAGLPRLENGVTVYPMGPAEFGDRMAAFLDMGAKCVSGCCGTTPAHIEALAKQAAGRAWVRPEPSQGRPLVLTSRSKSVCIGVGLPAVCIGERINPTGKKVLTEELQAGQFTEALRLAEEQIQAGARVLDVNVGAPMVQEETLLPALVKQLTARFLSPLCLDSTKPEAIEEALWAVPGSALVNSISGEPGRMDQLGPLCKLHGAPFILLPLAGKKLPVTAAERIAAIEALLIQAEALGIPKRLILVDALALTVSSKPEAAKHCLETIRHCAAVWGLPTTLGLSNISFGLPARELLNATFMAMCLGAGMAAHISNPSTPLPREVGLASEVMLARDPQAARFIENCADWKYGGGAGAPVRQVQAKAVGTLREAVVAGRKEAVLSMVEDALTAGKAPQDILSGELIPGIMDVGVLYERKEYFLPQLLLSAEAMQAGYERLTPLLEAAADGGKRPGIVLATVEGDIHDIGKNIVGLMLRNHGFEVIDLGKDVSAERIVDAAAESGAKVIGLSALMTTTMVRMEDTVKLLRSRGMDQKVMVGGAVVSDSFARAIGADGHAADAVEAVRLAKRFVDA